The sequence ACTTTTTACAATATACAGTAGTCAATCAGTGTTGCTTGAATCAGTGTTGTTGCCGAACAATTTCTATTCTCACCCcttctcaattaaaaatgggcaaagaacctgaatagacctTTCTCTAAAGGaggtatacaaatggccaatagacacatgaacaAGAAGCCCAACATTAACCATAAgggaaattaagataaaaatcacaGCGAGATATTATTTCACACTCACTAGGATGGCGATGACAAGGGCACAGAGAGTAGGTGAtgctgaggctgtggagaaatgggaacctcctcacactactggtgggaatgggACATGGTGCAGCTGCTGTAGACGTGGCTTTGCAGTCTGGCAGTCCCTCAGAGTGTTACACGTGAAGTCACCATCTGACACCCAGTCCCTTCACTACTTGGTATTGATTTACCCAAGAGAAGGGAAAACACGTCCACACAGAAACATGCACTTgagtgttcataacagcattatttgtGATAGCCAAAGGTGGAAGCAACTGCGTGTCTGTAAAGCtgataaacagataaacaaaatgtggggTACCCATGctgtggaatattatttggcaataaacaggaatgaagtactgatacatgctgcaaCACGGATGAGCCTTGAAAATATTACGGTAAATGAAGGagccagtcacagaagaccaCCTGCTGAACGACCCCATGTATATGAATCGGTCTGGGTAGGCCAAGCCTAGGGCTGCGGTAGGGGCAGGAGAGGGCCTTCAGGGGTGATGGCGAGCAAtgcagggtttctttttgagGCACCAgaagtgttctaaaattgactgtggtgatggctgcacaactctgaatatactgtACAAAAAGCTGTTGAATGGTACGATTATAAACAGGTAAATCACAgggcatgtaaattatatctcaataaatctgttaGGAAATAAAACAACCCTATGACATGTGGACACCCACAAGGTTTCCCCAAATGGCTGTGAATGTCACAGGAATGAGACTTTAATTCTCAGGTCCTTCTTTGGTATCAATTTTTGATCCAAGAATTCTGGCTGGTTCCATATCACATTGATCCAGAAATGGAACTCAGCCCTTTGCTGAAGTTCCATCCTTCAACTTGCCCTCCTCTTAGGAAGCATTCATGACCTCATTATAGGTGGCGCAGAAGAGACCGGAGGGATGATGCTACAGAAGAGCAGGCAGCTTTCAAAGCAGCATCTATGATCCTGGGTTTGTTTTGGGATGCTcttcacccatttttaattgggggCTTCTCCTTGGCCTTTCACCCTACCCCCACGTCCCTCAGGCTCTCTCTCCGgcaaccctcctcccttcctgtaTGGAACACACCAAATTGCTCTCCAGCATCTCTCAGACAGAGCTGGGTAGAGTCAGACAAGTTTTTGTGGCCTAGATCACCCTTTACATGGCCCCTGAGCTCATCATCCACCCAAGAAATGTATCAAGGTATTTCTTAACGATGATAAATATCTCCTAAAGGGAAATTCTGTTGTCAGCTGTTAAGACACTACTGTGGCTGGAGAGAACAGTTTAACCAACCCTGTGTACCCATCATCCCCAGATTTAACAATGACCAGTGTTTTGCCAATCTTGTATTCACATAAGATAAACTCTTCATTTCAATTACTTCTtacctgggggggagggggagcttttaaagtaaaaatacaaatgctcctatcagaacaagaaaaagaatacaggTTTGACAATCTGTTCTTTTCCTGTGCCAGAAAGCCAGGGAGAGGGATGGAGCATACATGAGGCCCCGTATAGCTGGTGGGTGCTGAGGGTGGCACAGAAGCGGCTGGCAGGTGAATGGAAGCAtggaggatggggaggggtgagaggacACGATGCGGAAGGCAGGGGTCCCAGAACCGCACTCTGGATCCAGTTGCAGATGGGTCTAAAATGCAGTGTCGGTCGTGGTGTCCTGGGGCGCCCCCTCGCGGGAGTAGAACTCATCAATCACACTCTGCGGGATGCGCTTCAGCATCTCCTTGGGGAAGATGCGTAACAGCTTCCAGCCCAGGTCCAGCGACTCGAACACTGAGCGGTTCTCATATGGGCCTAGGGACAGAGCACGAGTGTCAGGTTTGTTGTGTACGTAGGTCAGAGGGTTACTGACGGACCACCCCACTGTGCGCCTCACCCTGGTTGATGAAATTCTTCTCGAACTTCTGCAGGAATTCCAGGTACAGCAGGTCCTCCGAAGTGAGCGCCTCTTCCCCCACCACTGCCTTCATGGCCTGCACATCTTTCCCGATGGCGTAGCAGGCatactgggggagggggcaaaatGGGTAGGCAGTCACCTCAGGCTTATCacctgggctccagggctcccAATATGGCTGTGATGGGGGGGACCACTTTTGGGGGAGGGGTTACCAGAAGAAAAACTCATGGTCTAGATAGGTCTCAGGCCTTCAGCACCTAAAACCAGCATCCTCACTAGCCCCTGGGTCTGCTCCTTCTTACCAGCTGGTTAGAAACATCTCCATGGTCCTTTCTTGTCATGCCCTCACCAATGGCAGACTTCATCAGTCGAGACAGGGAAGGGAGCACATTGATGGGAGGGTAGATCTGTGGGGGCAGAAGGTGTGGCAGAAGGCATAGTCCCAACTTTCATTCCCTTCCAACCCTGCttgtcttccctccccaccccggggtgCCAGGGGACTAGTCCTCATTCACCCTGTGGAGGAACAGTTCACTACCGCCCTCTTTTATCGCTCAGACATTCTAGGGCTTCAATGTGTAGGTGTCTACACGTGTAAGGGAAGATGACATGACAGCAGTCAATGAAAGGCTCACTATTTCAAAACTTGTGATTGTTTGGACAAAACCAGGTTGAAGCTCAAGTTAATAGCTACAAAGAAAGAACTTGTgaagcaaagaggaaaaggtCCTAAGGGTTGCATTTAACCTCAGATGGGACAGACACCTTTTCCAACCCACTGGCACATCATTCACCATCTACTTGGGTCAGTTACCCATTGTTTTCAGTTCACCAGAGCAAGTTactggaaagggaagagagacagTATTTCTTTAGTATCTACTATCTTCTAGATGTTTTCTGTATGCCAACTTATTTTATCCTCCAAAATGCAACTGAGtgataaagtattatttttcccattttagaaaagagaaaacctaGAATCAGAGAGATGGGCTAATTTTCTCAAATTCCCATAGCCAGGTGGGCTGGATTCTACCCAGACCTGTCTTCTGTCTGTGAACCAGAGTCTCCCTGGGGTGTTACCTCCTGTTTGGGGTGAGCCTTGCCTGGCCATTCTGGATTCATGGAGAGATGAAGCACAGGAGTGGTGGAGAGAGCagaaagtgggtgggaggggacagtaCCTGTCTGTTATGAAGCTGTCTGTCCACATAGATCTGTCCCTCTGTGATGAAGCCCGTCAGGTCTGGGATCGGGTGAGTGATATCTACAAGGAGATTCGCTGGCCTCAGTGTAGATGGGGCCCAGGTTTCCACCCACTCGGGCCATCTGGGTTCTTTTGCCATCATGGGAGTGATAGGAGTGAATAGGGGCAAGGAAGGACAGTGCCTACCCTGATGGAGGAGCTACTGCACATCTATACGCAGTGGGCAGGTGGGAAGGGCAGGCAAGGGGGCTGCAGAGAGCAGTGACAGTGAGGAGGCTCACCATCATTGGGCATGGTGAGGATAGGGATCTGAGTAATGGACCCTCCACGGCCCATCACACGGCCCGCCCGCTCGTAGATGGTGGCCAGGTCTGTGTACATGTATCCAGGGAAGCCTCGGCGCCCGGGCACCTCCTCTCTGGCAGCTGAGACCTGCAAGGTCCATGGGCATTGGGATAAGAGGGCGATGAGAGGCTGAGACGAGGAATGGAGGGCTCAGGAACTATGAGAAATGGAGTGGGGGCAGGCCTGGGTGGGTGAGCTCTGTGCAGGAGCTGGGATGAACCTGACTCCCCTCGGCAGCCAGCTCACCTCCCTCAAGGCTTCTGCATAGGAACTCATGTCGGTCAGTATGACCAGCACGTGCTTCTCACACTGGTAGGCGAGGAACTCGGCAGTGGTCAGCGCCAGGCGAGGGGTGATGATCCTCTCGATCCTGGAGACACGGTCAAGGGTTAGGGAGCCTGTGCTCTGTTGCCTCCAGCACTGAGTGGAAAGTGACCTGGGAAGCTGGGACTGCTcatagcagcaggggagtggacACGAcgagccccggcccccagcccccaggtcaGGGCTGTGGTTCCTGGGAGTGGGTAACTCAGCCAGCGCCCCACTCTCCTCCTGTGGTTCAAGGGCAGAAAGGAACAGAGACTGGGGCAGGGTGAGAAGTTGTGTGAGAGGGGCACAGGCAGGACTAGGAGTGTCTGATGAGGGCGACAGTGCCCTGAAGCTGAGGGATGCTGGCATGTCAGAGGGAGGCAGGTCAGGGCTTCTGCTTTAGCTCCCTCTTCCCCCAGGCATCTGCCTTGGGCCAGCTGGACAACCCTCACTCACTCGGGGTCATCCTCAGAACTCTTTCCTCCCTGGTCCTCTCACTGTTCCCGCGCATGCTTAGTGTGCATGGTCTGTCCCGGCCGCCCCTTCCTGCTTTGAGTGTTCCTGAATCTCCGGGCTCTGCACCCCTGGGTCTCTCCTTCAGTGATGTCATCACAGCCTCCAGGATTCTGTTGCTTAGTTTTTGGGTACTCACAATACCCAGGAtagtttattaaaattgttttttcctaGCCACTGAACCCCCAGACTTAAGTTCAcattttctaaacttttaaaGTAGCCATTTTTCTAAACAAATGGTTTCGGGAAATATCTGTTTAGTGGTGACTTTGTGGAAGTGACTCAGGAGGAGGAGCCCTGACTTGGGACAGTGGTTGGACGCAGGTTGTGGGAAGAGCAGTGactgcaggtggcaggcaggctGGCGGTCCAGCTCCCTCTCTTTGTTGGCTGCTCCTACCCCTTATCAGCCTCAAATTCCCCCACCCTGGCCCTAGGCTGCAGCTCTGGAAAATCCCTGGAAAGCACTCTGGGTCTGGAAAGGGCATGAGACCTGCTGCCTGAAGGCAGTATGGGCACCAGGAGAGGACTCACGTGGGGTCATTGGCCAAGTTCAGGAAGAGGCAGACGTTCCCCATGGTACCATTCTGCTCAAAGTCAGACTTGAAGAACCTGGCTGTCTCCATGTTCACCTGGGCACACAACAGGGAGGACTGGAGACGGGACCTGAGGCCTGAGGGCAGGGGTCCAGGCTCTTCCCATCTCTTCTCAGCAAAGCCTGTAGACTGACTGTCTAACCATCACTGGGGATGAAGGTGCCACAGACATTGGGGTGACCCTGGGGCATGAGAAGGCAAGGCTGGCTTGTTGCCCAGTCCTGGGCAGGGTCTCATCAGACCCTCGAAGAGAGATTCAGGCTTCTCCAGGCTGAGCTCTGCTCAGTGCCCTCCTGTGCCTTCCTTGGCCAGCTACTTCCCATGAGCCTTCTGCCCTATCCTTGGGCCTTTGTGTTTGCCTCCCAAAGCTGTCTTGTCTCCTCACTTCCCTAGTTTCCCCACCTTCAGGCCACTCCGGGCTTGCCTTAAAGCTGCCGTGGCCTTTGGGGTGCCTTGAGGGACACGCTGCCCTGGTCACTGGGCCCACCGCACCCCTTCAATCAGTCATGTTCTTGCCTCTCCCGCCAGTCAGGCCGAGACTCTGACAGCTTCTCAAGGGGAAGGACTGTGCTTCCCCCACCAGATGAGGCCATGCCAGGGACCAAGGGAGACGAGGCTGCCCACCCCCAGTGTCCAGAACTTGCCAACCTGGCCAGTGCCTCTTACCCCCATGGCTGCAAAGACGATGGCAAAGTTGTCGTCGTGATAGTCCAGCACGGCCTTGGACTTCTTCACTAGCCCAGCCTGGCGGCAGATCTGGGCAGCAATCTGGGGTGGATGGGTTAGGAGGAAGGATGTCAGAGCCCTCCATGCAGAGTGCCATCGAGGAGGCTGGGCGGGGCCATTTCCCATCAGTTTTCCCTGCCGGGGCCTTCAGTGGGAGGGACCCACAAAGGTGAAAGGGCGACCCCAGGTCCTGCAGCTCTTCTCACAGAGCGGCTGCCCTGATCTGTGGCTACTCAAAGGCTGAGGGTGCCGGTCAGGGGGAGCAGGTGGAATGAGCAAGGGCCTCCGAGGCACAGGTTTGGGGCCGCTTGGCCTTCAGAAACTGTGCCTCCCCGCAGCCTGCTGGGTCTCTCTGGGCTCAGAGCTGCCCCAGGCCTGCGGTGGGCGCAGCCTGCAGCAACATAGGTCAGGATGTGCGTGTGTGGGATGGAGGACAGGCTGCTTCTGCCCTCTGATTACTGAGACCACTTTCAGGGTGAGCTGGGGCACATCTGGgagcagctgggggaggagcaTCTAGAAACCTTGTCCCCTGTGCAGCTCTGGGAGGAACAGGGCTCCGTGCACTTGGTGGCAGGGATAGGGAGGCCTCATATGGCCACGGGGCCGACATGAGAGGGTTCACTCAGTGCAGGGAGTAAAGCTGAGCAGGACCGTCAACACTGGGGTTACCCATGGGCTCTCTTGTGAGTCAGTAAGAGCCCCACTCGCTCGGCCAGAGGCTTGAGGACCTGCCTAGGGACAGTGAGGAGGTCCTGTGGAGCCCTGTGTCCCTGAGTTGCCAGAGGACAACTGCCAGTCTTGATGCTAATGACCCCAGCTCGGCCGACCCCTGCCTACTCAGGGCAGGAAGCCCTCCTCACTCACCTGCCAGCCCCGGCCTCTGCTCTGTCCCTTGCCCTTGGTTGTGCCTGCAGGCTCCCATGGGCCTCACCTCATTGTGGGGGAGTCCAGCCGCGGAGAAGATGGGAATCTTCTGCCCTCGGGCA is a genomic window of Phyllostomus discolor isolate MPI-MPIP mPhyDis1 chromosome 6, mPhyDis1.pri.v3, whole genome shotgun sequence containing:
- the ATP6V1B1 gene encoding V-type proton ATPase subunit B, kidney isoform isoform X1; protein product: MATKVESRPGGLPSSDCNLGAAREHMQAVTRNYITHPRVTYRTVCSVNGPLVVLDQVKFAQYAEIVNFTLSDGTQRSGQVLEVSGTKAIVQVFEGTSGIDAQKTTCEFTGDILRSPVSEDMLGRVFNGSGKPIDKGPKVMAEDFLDINGQPINPYNRIYPEEMIQTGISPIDIMNSIARGQKIPIFSAAGLPHNEIAAQICRQAGLVKKSKAVLDYHDDNFAIVFAAMGVNMETARFFKSDFEQNGTMGNVCLFLNLANDPTIERIITPRLALTTAEFLAYQCEKHVLVILTDMSSYAEALREVSAAREEVPGRRGFPGYMYTDLATIYERAGRVMGRGGSITQIPILTMPNDDITHPIPDLTGFITEGQIYVDRQLHNRQIYPPINVLPSLSRLMKSAIGEGMTRKDHGDVSNQLYACYAIGKDVQAMKAVVGEEALTSEDLLYLEFLQKFEKNFINQGPYENRSVFESLDLGWKLLRIFPKEMLKRIPQSVIDEFYSREGAPQDTTTDTAF
- the ATP6V1B1 gene encoding V-type proton ATPase subunit B, kidney isoform isoform X2; the protein is MGPWWCWTRSSVALGCSPPCQFAQYAEIVNFTLSDGTQRSGQVLEVSGTKAIVQVFEGTSGIDAQKTTCEFTGDILRSPVSEDMLGRVFNGSGKPIDKGPKVMAEDFLDINGQPINPYNRIYPEEMIQTGISPIDIMNSIARGQKIPIFSAAGLPHNEIAAQICRQAGLVKKSKAVLDYHDDNFAIVFAAMGVNMETARFFKSDFEQNGTMGNVCLFLNLANDPTIERIITPRLALTTAEFLAYQCEKHVLVILTDMSSYAEALREVSAAREEVPGRRGFPGYMYTDLATIYERAGRVMGRGGSITQIPILTMPNDDITHPIPDLTGFITEGQIYVDRQLHNRQIYPPINVLPSLSRLMKSAIGEGMTRKDHGDVSNQLYACYAIGKDVQAMKAVVGEEALTSEDLLYLEFLQKFEKNFINQGPYENRSVFESLDLGWKLLRIFPKEMLKRIPQSVIDEFYSREGAPQDTTTDTAF